Proteins encoded together in one Lathyrus oleraceus cultivar Zhongwan6 chromosome 5, CAAS_Psat_ZW6_1.0, whole genome shotgun sequence window:
- the LOC127080606 gene encoding uncharacterized protein LOC127080606 has translation MADRRRGRGRPRTQNSDSERSSGSEGFQWPQFVQQMQQQQNQFMHQMMQQLNGGLHPQWVPQEAAGGSFRDFFRMNPPKFHGGLNPMKAHQIMHCSEENKVVFACHMMRGPAVGCSLRTQKEFEFQQLRQGTMSVAMYAEKFEDMDDYSTQAVYAPVEKWRIDNFLFGLRGEISHSVSQRESTTYAELLRKCYVAENNLKKVQEERAQYRIGQKDKGRPGNQFRPRPQSFKGKQVQLARPNHPPQCQVCKKSHFRRCVGSVIRCFTCQQEGHMARDYPQNKNQMQGRNTGRFYTLDARKAKRNNTLIVGTCLINDHPCFVLFDCGATYSFVLIQCMKRLGLQANRLSPPMVVTTAMDDMVETSLICESCSLSVNGRIFQIDLICLPLKKVDVVLGMDWLSANSVFIGCEEKLIILTSSEATPKDVLTTILEGTIGMVNFLFEKEKLVLLVLTKEPINNLKVT, from the exons ATGGCTGACAGACGCAGAGGTCGTGGTAGACCCAGAACTCAGAATTCAGATTCAGAACGCTCAAGTGGTAGTGAAGGTTTTCAATGGCCTCAGTTTGTACAACAGATGCAGCAACAACAGAACCAATTCATGCATCAGATGATGCAACAGTTGAATGGTGGTCTTCATCCTCAATGGGTTCCACAAGAAGCTGCTGGTGGTAGTTTCCGAGATTTCTTTCGCATGAATCCTCCTAAGTTCCATGGTGGATTAAATCCTATGAAGGCTCATCAGATAATGCATTGTAGTGAAGAGAATAAAGTTGTGTTTGCTTGTCACATGATGAGGGGTCCTGCTGTGGGGTG CTCTTTGAGGACTCAGAAAGAATTTGAGTTTCAGCAGCTTAGACAGGGTACTATGTCAGTAGCTATGTATGCTGAAAAGTTTGAAGATATGGATGATTATTCTACACAGGCCGTGTACGCACCAGTTGAGAAATGGAGGATCGATAATTTCCTTTTTGGTTTAAGAGGTGAAATTTCTCATAGTGTTTCTCAGAGAGAATCCACTACTTATGCTGAATTGCTAAGGAAATGCTATGTGGCTGAGAATAATTTGAAGAAAGTTCAAGAAGAAAGGGCTCAGTATAGGATTGGACAGAAGGATAAGGGAAGGCCAGGTAATCAGTTTAGGCCTAGACCTCAATCTTTCAAAGGAAAACAAGTGCAACTTGCAAGACCTAACCATCCTCCGCAATGTCAAGTATGTAAGAAGTCTCATTTTAGAAGGTGTGTTGGAAGTGTGATTAGGTGTTTTACTTGTCAACAGGAGGGGCACATGGCTAGGGATTATCCTCAGAATAAGAATCAGATGCAAGGAAGGAACACTGGTCGATTTTATACTTTGGATGCAAGGAAGGCTAAGAGAAACAATACTTTGATTGTTGGTACGTGTCTCATCAATGATCATCCATGTTTTGTATTGTTTGATTGTGGGGCAACATACTCTTTTGTGTTAATTCAGTGTATGAAGCGTCTTGGCTTGCAAGCAAATCGTTTGTCTCCTCCTATGGTGGTTACTACCGCCATGGATGATATGGTTGAGACATCGTTAATTTGTGAAAGTTGTTCGCTTTCGGTGAATGGTAGAATTTTCCAGATTGATCTTATTTGTCTACCACTTAAGAAGGTTGATGTGGTCTTGGGGATGGATTGGCTTTCCGCCAATTCAGTGTTTATTGGATGCGAAGAGAAGTTAATAATCCTTACATCTAGTGAAGCTACTCCAAAGGATGTATTAACCACTATCTTAGAAGGTACTATTGGCATGGTTAATTTCTTATTTGAGAAGGAAAAGTTGGTTCTCTTGGTTCTCACCAAGGAACCTATCAATAATCTGAAAGTTACATAA